Within uncultured Methanoregula sp., the genomic segment TTAATGATACATGCTGATTACGTGAAGATCCGGTGGTAACTTGATTGCGGTATTGTATGTTGATGATGAACCGGCCCTGCTCGACATAGCAAAGATTTTTCTCGAGCGGGACGGACAATTTTTTGTTGATACCATCACTTCTGCCCCGGCTGCCCTTATGCTTATGAAATCAAAGCACTATGATGCCATCATTGCCGATTACCAGATGCCGGAAATGGATGGGATTGAGTTTCTCAAAACCGTTCGTGCAGAATATGGCACCATCCCGTTCATCCTTTTCACCGGTCGCGGCCGGGAAGAGGTGGTTATCGAGGCCCTCAATAACGGGGCCGACTTCTACCTCCAGAAAGGAGGCGATCCAAGATCACAGTTTGCCGAGCTGATGCATAAGATCCGGAGTGCCGTGGACCGGCGAAGAGCAGAAGATGCGCTCCGGACCAATGTAGAACGGCTGCGCATGGCACAGGCTATCGGGAAGATCGGCAGCTGGGAATATGAACTGGAAACCCGGATGATCTGGGGATCGGAAGAAGCATTCAGTATTTTTGGGATGAATCGCCCTACGGGCTCCGTTCCCCTTGATGTGATCGAATCCTGTTATGTTGAGCGGGAAAAAGTCCACAATTCACTTGTCAGGCTGATCGAATCCGGGGAAAAATACGATATTGAGATTGCCATAATGCCTGCCGATGGTTCAGGGCAGAAGTTCATTCATTCTGTAGCTAAACTCATCCGGAATGCTGACGGTAATCTGGTAAAGCTTTTCGGCGTTATCCAGGATATCACCGAACGGAAACGGGTAGATGATGCATTGCGCGAGAGCGAAGAGAAACACCGTCTTCTCCTGGATGAATCCGGCGATCCCATCTTCTCATTTTATGCCAACGGAACCTACCGGTATGTCAATCGTGCTTTTGCAGAAGGCGTAGGAAAACCGGTGGAGGAGATTATCGGGAGGAAAATTTATGATATCTTTCCAAAGGACGAAGCGGATAAACGTTTTTCTGTCCTGATGGGGGTCTTCTCTACCGGCAAAAGGGACGAGTTCGAAGTCCGGGTTCCCCGGCATGATGGCGACCTGTATTACCTGACAACCGTCACTCCGATAAAAAATGATGCCGGCTCCGTAATTTCTGTCCTGTGTTCTTCCAAAGAGATCACTGATCGCAAGAGGGTTGAGGAGGAACTACGGCAGAGTGAGGAGAAGTTCCGGTCCCTTGTCGAGAATGCCAATGATATTGTCTATTCAATCACACTTGACGGCACGTTCACGTATGTATCCCCCAACTGGACTGAAGTTCTCGGGCATAAGCCGCAGGATATCATCGGGCGCCCTGTACGATCCTTTATTCACCCGGATGATTTACCTGCGTGCCGCGATTTCCTGAATACTGCGCTCGCAACCGGTGAAAAGCAGGCTGGTATAGAGTACCGGGTACTCCATCGTGACGGTACCTGGCGCTGGCATATCTCGAATGGGTCCCTGATCCGTGGCCCCGATGGCAGGGCAGTTTCATTCATGGGAATTGCACGCGATATCACGGACAGGAAGCTTGCCGAAAAAGCCTTTCACCAGTCCGAAGAAAAATACCGGAACTTGGTTGACAATCTCCGGGATATTGTCTGGCAGGCAACACCGGAACTGCGTTTTACGTACGTGAGTAAGTCTGTTCAGCAGGTCACCGGATATATGCCCGGGGAAGTTACCGGGCGCACACTCTTCGATCTCCTTACTCCCGAATCGGCAAAAATTACCAGGAAGCGCCTTTCGGATCGTCTGGATGACGGCAGGAACGGGATCGTTGACTCTACGATATTTGAGATTGAGATGCTGACAAAAGACGGGCGCAAAATCTGGCTGGAAGTCAGTTCAGGTCCGGCATATGATATGCCCGGGGGAAGCATGATTGGGTTCCAGGGTACCAGCCGGGATATTACCAACCGCAAACTGGCTGAAGTGGCGCTGGCAGACCTTGTGCTTTTCCAGCAGGCGCTTATTGACAGCATACCCTACCCCGTTTTCATAAAAGATGCAACGGGGCGGTTCGTGGGATGCAACCGTGCCTACGAACGGGAGTTCGGTACAACGCGGGATTACCTGCTCGGAAAAACCGTGCTTGACCTGGATTATCTTCCCCCTGAAGAACGCAAGCGGTTTCATGCCGAGGATATGGCAGTAATTGGTAAAGTCGGCGGCCGTAAGAGCTATGAGCTGCCAATAGAATATGCTGACGGAATTACCCACATGACTCTTTATTCCGTTGACGGGTTCCGTCTGACGGATGGTCGGCCCGGAGGATTAATTGGTATGCTGGTTGATATCAGCGACCGCAAAAAGATGGAAGATTCGCTCAAAGAGGCAAACCGCCAGCTCAACCTGATGACCAGCATCACCCGGCATGATATCAACAACAATATTACCGCAATCCATTCATACCTGGACCTTGCTGAACAGAAATTCGCCGATCCTGCACAGGTAGATTATATCCGGAAACTCAAGTTCGCCACCAATGCAATTGAGTCCCAGATCGCGTTTACGAAAGTTTACCAGAATCTCGGCAGCCAGGAACCGCAATGGCAGAATCTTGATACTGTCCTTCCGCGTTCATTCCTCCCGGATCATGTAAGCCTGACTGCGGACCTGAAGGATGTTGAAATCTTTGCAGATCCTATGCTTGAAAAAGTTTTTTTTAATCTTCTTGACAACTCACTGCGTCATGGGGAACGGGTTACGCAAATCCTTGTATCGTCCCATCCGACAGCAAATGGACTGACGATTGTGTGGCAGGACAATGGAACCGGTATTGCCCCGGATATGAAGGAAAAGATCTTCAATCGCGGAGTCGGGAAAAATACCGGTCTCGGTCTGTTCCTTGCCCGTGAAATTCTCTCCCTGACTGGTATCATTATCACGGAATCCGGAATATTTGGAAAAGGTGCCCGGTTTGAAATAGTTGTCCCGAATGGGACGTACCGGATCCATGCGCCTGTTTCCTGACCCCCTGTTTCTGATTCCGTGTAACTCTTTTTCACTGCGCTCCGGTTTTTCCGAAATTTTTTTTGTCCGGGTACACTTTGACCCGGGAGATGCTGAATCTTGGTAATGATTACTGTCCCTCTGACGGGAAAATAATGCATCCAACATCATTCCTCAAAAAACGTGTTGGATAATCTATGCGAAAAAGGTCAAAGCATCAATAAATAAATTTAAATATGTAGGAACGAAACTTCTTTCCAATAAAAAACACTGAAAATTACTGAGCATGTCCGGATGAGATTCAGGAACCGGTGCCTGCAAAACCCCCGGCCTTCGGGCAGGGGCTGGCCCGCTATGGGATCACATCCGGACGGCTTCATCCTGAAAGGTGAATGAAATGGCAATTGATTCTGGAGCAACAGCATGGATCCTCGCATCAACGGCGCTTGTTATGATCATGACGCCGGGCGTTGGACTCTTCTATGGCGGACTGGTTCGAAAGAAAAATTTCATCGACATGATTACCCTGTCGTTTGTTGCGTTTGCGCTCGTAAGCATCCAGTGGGTGCTGATCGGGTACTCGCTTGCATTCAGCAATGATCCAACCAGTTCATTCAACGGGTTCATTGGTAACCTGCAGTATCTTGGTCTGAACAATGTCGGGATGGACCCCGGACCGTACAGCGCCGCAGTGCCTGGGCTGTTGTACATGGTCTTCCAGCTCGTGTTCGCTACGGTTACCATGGCGATCGTGACCTCGGGTTTTGCGGAGCGCATCAAGTTCAGTTCATTCCTGGTCTTTGCAGCACTCTGGACCACTATTGTCTATGACCCGCTGGCCCACTGGGTTTGGGGCGGTGGCTGGACGGCAGCGTTCGGTGCAGTTGACTTTGCCGGCGGCACGGTCGTGCACATCAGTTCAGGGTTTGCG encodes:
- a CDS encoding PAS domain S-box protein, encoding MIAVLYVDDEPALLDIAKIFLERDGQFFVDTITSAPAALMLMKSKHYDAIIADYQMPEMDGIEFLKTVRAEYGTIPFILFTGRGREEVVIEALNNGADFYLQKGGDPRSQFAELMHKIRSAVDRRRAEDALRTNVERLRMAQAIGKIGSWEYELETRMIWGSEEAFSIFGMNRPTGSVPLDVIESCYVEREKVHNSLVRLIESGEKYDIEIAIMPADGSGQKFIHSVAKLIRNADGNLVKLFGVIQDITERKRVDDALRESEEKHRLLLDESGDPIFSFYANGTYRYVNRAFAEGVGKPVEEIIGRKIYDIFPKDEADKRFSVLMGVFSTGKRDEFEVRVPRHDGDLYYLTTVTPIKNDAGSVISVLCSSKEITDRKRVEEELRQSEEKFRSLVENANDIVYSITLDGTFTYVSPNWTEVLGHKPQDIIGRPVRSFIHPDDLPACRDFLNTALATGEKQAGIEYRVLHRDGTWRWHISNGSLIRGPDGRAVSFMGIARDITDRKLAEKAFHQSEEKYRNLVDNLRDIVWQATPELRFTYVSKSVQQVTGYMPGEVTGRTLFDLLTPESAKITRKRLSDRLDDGRNGIVDSTIFEIEMLTKDGRKIWLEVSSGPAYDMPGGSMIGFQGTSRDITNRKLAEVALADLVLFQQALIDSIPYPVFIKDATGRFVGCNRAYEREFGTTRDYLLGKTVLDLDYLPPEERKRFHAEDMAVIGKVGGRKSYELPIEYADGITHMTLYSVDGFRLTDGRPGGLIGMLVDISDRKKMEDSLKEANRQLNLMTSITRHDINNNITAIHSYLDLAEQKFADPAQVDYIRKLKFATNAIESQIAFTKVYQNLGSQEPQWQNLDTVLPRSFLPDHVSLTADLKDVEIFADPMLEKVFFNLLDNSLRHGERVTQILVSSHPTANGLTIVWQDNGTGIAPDMKEKIFNRGVGKNTGLGLFLAREILSLTGIIITESGIFGKGARFEIVVPNGTYRIHAPVS